The segment TGGTTACAAGATTGCTGTTTTCTACGGCTAGTGTGGAGCtatagaaaatgcaaactcaTGTATAGTGAAAGATCAGTGGTTAATTGGcgagtgagggaggaagggagggatagCAGGAAGGGATTGCAAAGGGGCATGATGATTGAAGATGATTATGTTCACAATCTTAATTATGGAAATAGTGTCAgagatatattaggttggtacaaaagtaattgcggtttaaaaagttaaaaataattgcaaaaaccgcagtaaTTTTTGCACcaggtcaggcaattaagttcacgagctcatcctagaaaaagtgctacatacctcattgctgaatatcactatggtcaccttcgaagtactccccttgggaagctgtgcatcgatgccagtgcttagtccacccttcaaattttgggactctttttctggaatggccatcagaactgtcatcatattactcttgatgtcctgaatgtcatcaaaatgtcttcctttcaatattttctttatctttgggtaaagaaagaagtcactgggggccagatcaggtgagtagggagggtgttccaatacagttatttgtttactggctaataactctctcacagacagtgccatgtgagctggtgcattgtcgtgatgcaagagccatgaattgctggcggaaagttcaggttgtctaactttttcacgcagcctttgcagcccttccaaatagtaaacttggttaactgtttgtccagttggtacaaattcataatgaatatccctctgatatcaaaaaaggttagcaatatcagtgcaacaagttcgtgaacttaattttcagaccttcaTATATATGAAAACTTATCAAATCACACACTTTGTATACAGTTTATACCACCATAAgactgtttcaaaaataaaataagtattctcAGATCAACTCCAGAGATGGGCAAGGACtataaaaaggacagaaaagaggCCAAGAGTAGTACTGATGAACACTGTTCATTGATCAACCCTCCACACCTGCCTTTCTGGTCACTTCACAGTATTTGACTCTCTCACTGAAAGTCATTCACATTAGATGCTATTTTACACTTAAGGTAAAATTACTCCTTTGACACATATTTTTTTGAGCTCCCATCATGTGCTTAAGTAACTCGGTTTTACCAAGACTAGAAACATCTATAAGAAACTCTGGGAAGTAGgacaaaaaaagtgaaaggtTGAGCTGCAGAGTGCCATGTTTGCCAGGATGaggaatttgaaatattttgaaatgtcaatGGTGGATACACAGAGAAGTGAGCTAAACCCATCAGTGTGTTAGAAAAAAACTTCTGCCACCATAGGGAGGATGGAGACATTGGAGATCAGTTGTGTTAAAGATCTGCCCCTCTGTTAGGAGAGCAAACTTTAAAGCCCCAGTTGCAGTTGGTCAAAGAGCAGCTTCCAAATGACCCTTCTCTGACTGACCTTCGCCAAGAACGTCCTTGGGCCTGGAAAGTGTCCCTCAATGCATCTGTTTTCTTAGAGGTGTCTGCCTGAAGTTTCATGAAAAAACTTCTCGCTTCACAGGCAATTTATTATGTTAGGTTTGTCAAGGCCCTTTGGCTGAAGACCACAGGAAAACCTGCAGGTGAATGAGTTGGGTTTATTACTCATAAAGCAAGGGATAACAAATACCATGGGTGAGCCCTGGGATGTGTCAGCAAGACAGTGTTAGAAAGAACTTATAGGATTGGTGCTTTGGTTGAGTGAGTTGGAGAATGACCTAACAAAGTGGTGGTTTGCTCCAAATTGGATGCTGTCAAAGCAAGGGCAATTCTATGATTAGGTAGCTCAACACATCTTATCTATAGAAAGGGCAGACAAGAAGGAGAATACAGCTATattggctttaaaaaaagaaaaccagcacTCACTCGTTTTAGCCACGAGCAGAGGATATTTGGTATTTTACGGGTGGCACAGTGACCTTGTTTTTTTCTGTGCTAAGACAAAATTATGAAGCAAActtattttgtctcattttatgaTGGTCTCAGAGTAACCTTGACTGAGCTTGTATGTTGTGAGATTGTTTATGCCAAATAACAGAATCGCATGACCTAACTAAGAGTGTCAGCTCAGCTCATAAGAACATTGAGGTCTAGTTGTGAACGTCAGATCAGTTATGGACATCTGGAGCTACTTTGCACTCCTTCATGGTTTGTAAAGCTCTTCATTGGTAGAAGAACACATGGTAGACACACTTAGGGGAGTCAGACATAGACTCATTGGTAGATTATTCATTAATCAATCAATCGAATGGTTAATGTTTCATTCTACTTGTGAGGGGGTTAAAGCAAGGGAAAGATATTATTTCAACTTGCACagcaaaaataacaacagaaattaaGGCAGGCCCCAAGGGAAGTGAATAATAAGCATAGAGATGTCTCCTGACACTGTTTTTGTTTCGGAAGCATAAATGGATCCTCCAGGATCAGGAAAAACAGGGCTCACATCCTGGCTGGCTCTGCTTATAAGCCCCCCAACCTGCAGCAAACACAATCAAAGATTCTTGTCACAACTGTTTCcacctcttttctcctctggttATCGCCAAGACTATCTCTTCTctctatgaaaatgaaaaagacactTTGAGAAGCTTCAGTTTGGAATTCCCCTTGCTGATCCAGGTAATATATAGTGTTTGgatgaataaaaaaatcataatctaCTAGTTTTTACCCACAGCTCTCTTTGAATTTGCTATGCCCGTACGCATACAACCAATATTTCTTAAGCTCTTATTTATTAGTCAGGCAATGGTCAAGATACTTCCACAGACATTATCTTATTCAGTAATCTTTACTACAATCCTTTAAAGAAAGCATAATTATGCcaattttatagctgagaaaactgagtatTAATTTCCTAtgactagtttttaaaaagctcttaacTTTAAATTCAATGCTTTTCCTATTATACACAGCTGCCTACCACTCATCCCAATCTGGAAAATTATCCttacttttaagtattttccaGAAACAGTTTACCCAGTGTGACAGATGTAGCAGCCCCCTCACTAACCTATACAAACCAGCGAAAGAAAGGAATTGGGTTGTCATGAGACATCTCTGGACTGGCTATGGGATGAGGGCCAACAAATGAACCTACCAAGACTTCTACTGTACTGAGCTTTGAgggaaaatttaaatatcagGGAATGTCTTCCTCGCACAGACACAGCCTAGCTCACTCCGACATAGTCTATCCTAACCTTTCCCAACTGGCTAATTTAGCAAGTAAACCACAAAAGCATGAGTTTGTTAATTAACTCAGTCCAAGTGGCTTAGGTATATAAACACAGTCATCATTGTACAGATGTAAACAACAGTACCCTCTTCAGTCAATGCAGAAAGACTCAATTCAAccattagcctttttttttttttttttacagctccAGCTCAGACCTGTGGCAGGTAAACATTATAGTTTGTTCTGTACAGTGGAGCTAAGTAATAAAAGGTGAGTAACAATACAGTCTGGTTAAATATATTAGATTGAACATAAAATGATGATCGCCCGTCCTGTTTTCAAGAACAGCTTTGTAAGACTTCCTGACACAGAATTGTTCTGAGAGGGAATGGTTTTACTCAGAAGTCTAATATGATCGGTTTTCCGTTTTTAAGGCGTATTCTGCTGCTGTGTGGGAAATTGTGGATAGAGGGGCAACAGTAGAAGCAAGGTGCTCTGATGGGATGCTGCTGCCCAAGTCCAAGGAGGAAAGGCTGATAATCCGAACTTGGGAGATGACAGTGAAAACAAGAGAAGTGCATGATATGAGTCATATTTTAGAAACAGAAGCAGGTGGTGATGAGTTGGATGTGAGgggtaaaagaaaggaagagatgtAACGTTAAAATAGACTAGACCAGGGAAAATAAGTTTCTGAACATTAAGCCattcaaagtactgaaaatattttgagatgatGGACAAAGTGATtatcacaaaaaaaataaacttttagaaacaTCCTGCAAAACACTTTAATTAAAGATGTCCCAACAATAGCAACAAATTACTTTGACCTATTGAAAACTGAgagatttttctctgtgttggTATTAAACCTGTAGGCCTTAAAAGGGTGTTTCTTAACTTTATGGAATTTACAGTTCATATGTGACCTTCACAGGTTATAGCAAATTTTCTTTTGAGTCACTCCTATGATTCATtagcagtatatatatatatatatatatatatatatatatatatatatatatatatatattctcatggCCCCAACATTTGTTAGTAACAGCCCCATTCAAAAAACAAGGCATTTGGAAAAATGGTTGCTTCAGAAAACACCCCATTCTGAATATTTTCATCCTCAGTGAGACTGGGGTAAAgaattgcaaatatatattagatattttgTGACTGGTTTAAATTCACTTTCCAAAAAGATGAATATTTGGTAACTGAAACTTAATTTCAGTCCCTAGTCACACATGGTTAAAATCAGAGAGGAAAGGGCAACtgtcaaaataatttatgattgattgattggtgCTATGTTTCAGATAATGGAAAACAGATACTTTTCAATGTTCCTTATGCATGTCCTATTTACCGAGGCTCTAATAACCAAGACCAGGGCCTGGCTGCAGGATTATTTAACAAAGGTTGCgttttttggggtgttttttttcactcagaaaaACATAAAGCCATTATTCAAATGTATAACCATCCAAAGTTATTCAGCCTTGAGGTTCTCCCAAGCAGGGACTGGTAGAGAgagtaaaaattttaagttttctcttctttacaaGTTCCTGCTACATGTAACCTTAACATTAGATCAATAATATCAGGTTCGACAGTTTATATGGATTTTGCAGCGTCATATTCCCAACCCAGAACCTATTTCAACAAGGTCAGATTAATGCTGATCCTATCCCTCAGCTGTATCTACCCTGGATAACTGGGGAACTATATTAACAGAAGGGAGCAGCTATTTCCTACAATTAATTTGAATGTTTTACTCCTGAAATTGATAGACTGCATTACCACAGTCACAAATAGAATCAATGAATTAGTTTACCATCTCAAAAGAGAAACGTGATTCCAATAGTTCCAAGGCTCCCCTGTTCCCCGGCCCCACAAGCTAAGTCAGCTTTGCCCACAAGTAGCTGTGTCAGTGTAATCTTTTTCTGAAGACTGAAAAagtgtgtttattcattcattaaaaaccAAGTGCAAAGCATTATGCTAATTCCCAATCACTTCTAGTAAAGTAACCTCTCATACAAACTGATGGTGAGCCTAGGACAAAGTTCTGTTTGAAACTTGCTGCTCAGGAAAATGCTCCTGAGTTACTTCAAAGAATTCTCTCTTGGGAGAGGCACATAGGAAAGTAGGAGGTACAGTAAAGAAATGCCTTGTTTAAATCGTAAGGCTGATCACAAGACTCAAAGCTCATAAAAGATGGATAATGAACTTCCCAGAAGTGGCTCTAAATTGCATCATGCATTAAAATGTTCTCCTAAACCAAGTTTGGAAACAGTTTTCTTTATCACTTCCAGAATACTCTCTCTTGAGAACAAAACAGTTCTGATATAATCAcctactctgaaaaaaaaaaaaaaagtactgccAAGAAGAGGACTACATAGTCTGATGATGTtaccaggagagagagagagagagagagagagagagagagagagagagagagagagagagagagagagagagaagagctttCAAAATGCAATGTAGGCatggctggttagttcagttggttagagtacagtgctcttaacaacaaagtggCCCCACATGGGtgactgtgagctgtaccctccacaactagattgaaatacaactacttgacttggagctgatgggtcctggaaaaacccacttaaaataaatttaaaaattttttttaaatgcaatctATATGTCATTCCACAGGCTCTGTGGTAAATACAAAACTTAACATTTGTGGGGACATAGCCCccgaaagtagtttccaggctctcggcctcacatagacaggtgctggctcaggtagtaaatggccatcaatgtgattggatggccatcagctgtggctagttggccgtcagatgtaaccagtgagccattggccactaatataactgctgtggctatgctagcagagagagagagaggagagataatggggctagcaagaagatggcggctgggctggcaagcgtggatggcggtttgcggacagtgtggatccagcctccagtgagagtatagtgccgccagagagaatatagtggtatgactcccctacctatggctccgtgggtgttcctttttggcctcaccatatcctgcgttatgtggggagcgggagcagagaccccgcaggccgtcccgcatgacAACATTAGAAAAGGATGTTGACAATCAGAGCTGTCATATACTGTCAGTCGGAGTGAAAAATAGAGCAATAATGATGGAACACTGTTCAGCTTAATCTACTAAAATTGAAGATACACACAACTAATAATCCAGCCTACAAATATGCATGCACGTGTGAACCAGGAAAAATGAACTATATGTGTGTAGTAGCATTACACCtgatagccccaaactggaaataaccaaaatattcaTCTGTAGTAGAATGGTTAAATAAGTGGTGGTctattcataaaatgtaaaagtctAGAGcgataaaaatggataaattacaGATACATACAACAACCTGAATTTCACAAGCTTGctgttgaacaaaagaagcccTCCGAAAGTACCACATACAACGTGATTTCTACTTATGTAAAgtacaaaaacaagcaaaactaaatatttttgttgaggaACGCATActtagttattaaaataaagaaaaacaggaggtagtcaccaaaaaaaacaacaacaatgttaCAATTGCAGGAACAGAGAGGCCGAGGTCAGTGAATGGGATGCCTGAGGGGAGATTCCAGGGTGCAAAGTGACACTCTATTTCCCGACCTTGGTGGCAACTACTGTggagttttatttataatgatttaataagctgtatatttatatattaagcaCGTTTACATACATTTTCCAATGAAGAAACATCACTGTTCACCCACTGATATTTACTGATTTCTAGTGTTTTTACAGTCCAACAACTAAGCCAGGGCAGTATTTCAATATTAGACAAAAATAGCAACAATTGATATGTAAGTGTTTATTGTATTCTGCATGGTGGCTTCAATACACCTGGGTCCACATCTGTCTACACACAGTCATTCAATAATCTGGTGGTCTTTTCACAGCTCACAGACCCATGAAAATTCCCAACAACTCCAGCACCATCACTGGCTTCATCCTCCTGGGCTTCCCTGGCTCCAGGGAGAGGCAGGTCCTCCTCTTTGTGCTCTTCTCTGTTGTCTACCTCCTGACCCTCGTGGGCAATGGTACCATCATCTGTGCTGTGCGCTGGGATCAGAGACTCCACACCCCCATGTACATCCTGCTCGCCAACTTCTCCTTCCTGGAGATCTGCTATGTCACCTCCACTGTTCCCAACATGTTGGCCAACTTGCTCTCTGATACCAAGGTCATCTCCTTCTCTGGGTGCTTTCTCCAGTTCTACTTCTTCTTCTCCTTGGGTTCCACAGAATGCTTTTTCTTGGCTATTATGGCATTTGATCGACACCTTGCCATCTGCCGGCCTCTACATTACCCCACTCTTATGACTGGACATCTCTGCACCAATCTCATAGTCAGCTGCTGGGTACTTGGTTTCCTCTGGTTCTTAATTCCTATCATTGATATTTCCCAAATGTCCTTCTGTGGCTCCAGGATTATTGACCACTTCCTGTGTGACCCCGGTCCTCTGTTAGCCCTCACCTGTTCCAGAGCCCTTGTAATAGAGCTAACTAGCTCCACCTTAAGTTCTCTGGTGTTAtttattccctttcttttcatcatgGTGTCCTATGCTCTGGTTCTACGAGCTGTGCTGAGGGTCCCTTCAGCAGCTGGCCGAAGAAAGGCTTTCTCCACCTGTGGGTCCCATCTGGCTGTGGTTTCTCTTTTCTATGGCTCAGTGATGGTCATGTATGTGAGTCCAACATCAGAGCATAAAGCTGGAATGCAGAAGATTGtgactttgttttattctgtaGTTACTCCACTCATTAACCCTATAATATATAGTCTTAGGAATAAAGATATGAAACATGCTGTAAAGAAATTATTGGGAACATAAAAGAGTCTTAGTTTAAAAGACacaatctgtttttaatttcttggttaaaaagaagactaaatgacatcactcagaaaattattcatattgtttttgaactttatacaccatagtgtgtttttttttctatttcctagaATTTATAGGGCTATAAGGGAACTCAAAGATGTACTCTAGCTCcataattttacaaatgatagAGCCAGAGATTGAAAAACTGACTTGAGTTTgctgagaaaatataatttaaaagaaatcttcTCCACAAAGGTAGAAAAGGGCCCAGAAAACTTCTGCACAAAGGTAGAAAAGagtaaaacagttttattattaaatatgcacTAAAGCAATGGAATGTGTGTATCACAGGCAATCCCCTAAAAGATAGCAAAGACACAAAATCTAATCCTTTTATATAGCCAAGCAAATACAATCCACTACATATATGTTCTCAAGAGAAACAATAACTAGTCCTCAAAAAGACTTGAGAGCATCATTTATcacacatatgaggtctgacaattatgtttgcaaacttgttgcaacaatgttgctaacctttt is part of the Rhinolophus sinicus isolate RSC01 linkage group LG03, ASM3656204v1, whole genome shotgun sequence genome and harbors:
- the LOC109438995 gene encoding olfactory receptor 11G2; the encoded protein is MKIPNNSSTITGFILLGFPGSRERQVLLFVLFSVVYLLTLVGNGTIICAVRWDQRLHTPMYILLANFSFLEICYVTSTVPNMLANLLSDTKVISFSGCFLQFYFFFSLGSTECFFLAIMAFDRHLAICRPLHYPTLMTGHLCTNLIVSCWVLGFLWFLIPIIDISQMSFCGSRIIDHFLCDPGPLLALTCSRALVIELTSSTLSSLVLFIPFLFIMVSYALVLRAVLRVPSAAGRRKAFSTCGSHLAVVSLFYGSVMVMYVSPTSEHKAGMQKIVTLFYSVVTPLINPIIYSLRNKDMKHAVKKLLGT